The sequence TTTCTCAAGGAAATCGTTAGAATGCTGCCGGCCGGCCTGACCGTGCAGGACGCGGAAGGCAAGCTTTTGCTGGTCAACGATGCCGCGGCCGCCCAGCTCGGCATGGACGGCAGCCGTCCGTCGCCCGATCTGGCGCCACGCCGGGAAGCCTGCGAACGCGCGCTGAGGGCCGGCCAGGCCGTTGTCACCGAAGAAGCCCTGCACGCGGGCGCCGCGCGGCAGGTGCTGCTCACGACCCATCGTCCCGTCCGCCTCGCCGGACGCGAGCTCTTGATCTCGGCCTCCTCCGACATCACCGAACAGAAGAATTTCGAGGACCAGCTGTTCCGCTCCGCCTATTTCGACGAGCTGACCGGACTGCCCTCGCGGCGCGTGATCGAGCATCATGCCAACAACCTGCTCGCGCGCGATCGCCGTGGCGAGCGTTTTGCGCTGGCCTTTCTCGATGTCGACAATTTCAAGCACATCAACGACTATTACGGCCACGCCGTCGGCGACGCGCTGCTGGTCGAGCTGTCGAAGCGGCTCGGCCGCGACTTGCGCGATTCCGACATGCTCTCGCGCATCTCCGGCGACGAATTCCTGCTGCTGCTGTCACCGATCCAGAGCCAGGAGGAAGTCGCCGAGTTCATGCAGTCGACCCTGGAGCGGCTGACGGCGCCGTTCTTCATCGACAATTCGGAAGTGTTCGCCTCCACCTCGGTCGGCGTCAGCCTCTATCCCGATCACGGAAGCAGCTTCGAGACGCTGCGGCAGAACGCCGACATCGCGATGTACCGCATCAAGAACAACGGCAAGGGATCAACTGCCTTCTTCGACTCCAGCATGGAGCGCGAGGCGTTGGCGCGGATGAAGATCGAGCAGTCGCTGCGGCTTGCCATCCTCGAAAAGCGCTTCTGCTGCGCCTTCCAGTCCAAGGTCGACATCCGCACCGAGGCGGTGAAGGGCATCGAGGCGCTGGTGCGCCTGCGCGACGACGAAGGCGTGATCCAGGCGCCGGGCTCGTTCATCAATCTCGCGGTCGAGCTCGGGCTGATTGACGAGCTGACCCATCTGGTGCTGGCCGAGATCGTCAAGTCGATTGACCCGATCAACGATACTTTTGGCGCCGAAGCGACCATCAGCATCAACGTCGCCGCCAAGCAGGCCGGCAATCCCGAATTCATGCGCAGCTTCGCGCAGGCGCTCGACGACACCGGCTTTCCGCAGCGCTTCATGATCGAGGTGACGGAAGACGCCTTCGTCGCAAAAAATCATTTCCAGGCCGAGATCCTGCCGATGTTCCGCAAGCTCGGCGTCGGGATCTCGATCGACGATTTCGGCACCGGCTATTCCTCGCTCTCGGCGCTGGCCGACATCACCGCCGACGAGATCAAGATCGACCGCTCCTTCATCACCGACATCCATAAGCGCCCGCGCAGCCAGGGCATCCTGCGCGCGATCGAATCCCTGAGCGACGCGCTCGGCATGACCGTGATTGCCGAAGGCCTCGAATCCTACGAGGAGCTGGCCTACCTCCAGGCCGCGACCAAGATCCGCTACGCGCAGGGCTATTACTTCGCCCGCCCGATCTTCCTGGAGGAGCTGAAGCTCGCAACGCCCGCCTCGAGTGAATCGCGCGGCAGCGTGGCCAGCCGGCCGATGCAGCAGAACCGGCAAGGCTATTCGCGGGCGAGCGGGTATCGGCGGTAGGGGCAAGGCGCCGCTCCAATCTCGGTGTCGTCGCCCGGCTTGACCGGGCGACCAGTATTCCAGAGATAGCCGTTGTTGAATCGATGGGCCGCGGCGTACTGGATGCTCCCGGTCCCGGCTCCGCTAGGCTACGCCGAGCCGACACAGACGCTCGGCCGGCGAAGCTTCAGCGAAGACGGCAAGCCGAGCATGACA comes from Bradyrhizobium diazoefficiens and encodes:
- a CDS encoding putative bifunctional diguanylate cyclase/phosphodiesterase; amino-acid sequence: MNDNAYDGASEAELGFLKEIVRMLPAGLTVQDAEGKLLLVNDAAAAQLGMDGSRPSPDLAPRREACERALRAGQAVVTEEALHAGAARQVLLTTHRPVRLAGRELLISASSDITEQKNFEDQLFRSAYFDELTGLPSRRVIEHHANNLLARDRRGERFALAFLDVDNFKHINDYYGHAVGDALLVELSKRLGRDLRDSDMLSRISGDEFLLLLSPIQSQEEVAEFMQSTLERLTAPFFIDNSEVFASTSVGVSLYPDHGSSFETLRQNADIAMYRIKNNGKGSTAFFDSSMEREALARMKIEQSLRLAILEKRFCCAFQSKVDIRTEAVKGIEALVRLRDDEGVIQAPGSFINLAVELGLIDELTHLVLAEIVKSIDPINDTFGAEATISINVAAKQAGNPEFMRSFAQALDDTGFPQRFMIEVTEDAFVAKNHFQAEILPMFRKLGVGISIDDFGTGYSSLSALADITADEIKIDRSFITDIHKRPRSQGILRAIESLSDALGMTVIAEGLESYEELAYLQAATKIRYAQGYYFARPIFLEELKLATPASSESRGSVASRPMQQNRQGYSRASGYRR